A window of Phragmites australis chromosome 2, lpPhrAust1.1, whole genome shotgun sequence genomic DNA:
ACATATTTCCCTGCACGGTTACACCTGATTTATTGCACGTGGCAAGTGTTTATCCACACGAACGTACGGGCAAGCGGCACACGCCCAGCACACACAGGAGGGAGTCTCGCACACAGCTTGCCCCTGCACCCGAGCCCCTCAAAGGTCCAGAGCCAGAACCCAGAGCTAGCACTTGGCGGGGTCCTGCGGCGCGAACGTGAAGTTGCCGGCCGAGTAGCGCGCCTGCAGCCCGTCGGGGAGCATCACGAACCTGCGGAACTTAAGCGGCGACCCCATCTTCCAGCCGGGCTTGACGGCCACGCGGCACCCTCGCGCCGGCGACCGCAGCACGTACACCTTGCAGTTCTTGCTCGTGAAGGGGGCCGCCTGCCTCCCCGTCTGGATGAGAAAGTAGCCGTGCGCGTCCGTGGCGTTCCACACCGACAGCGCCCGCTTGCCGCGCCGGCACCGCAGCAGCGCCGCCGAATCTGCGCGCATGTGTTAAAAGAGGTCGTCGCATGTACTGTGACTCGTGCATATATACTGGGATAACAAATGATTGAATCAATGAGCACAGACTAACTGAACGTACTCGGCAGAGGCGACGCGTCCTTGGACTTGACGTAGCGGGCGTACCGGCAGCTCTTGCACCAGACG
This region includes:
- the LOC133910062 gene encoding non-classical arabinogalactan protein 31-like, translating into MAWLARCLLACLSLAILALGCLPSRGSAMGQTRPPLDPNFTIGVEGVVWCKSCRYARYVKSKDASPLPNSAALLRCRRGKRALSVWNATDAHGYFLIQTGRQAAPFTSKNCKVYVLRSPARGCRVAVKPGWKMGSPLKFRRFVMLPDGLQARYSAGNFTFAPQDPAKC